A DNA window from Theobroma cacao cultivar B97-61/B2 chromosome 5, Criollo_cocoa_genome_V2, whole genome shotgun sequence contains the following coding sequences:
- the LOC18599504 gene encoding UDP-glycosyltransferase 73C1, which yields MATEVEPLHFVLFPFMAQGHMIPMVDTARLLAQQGIIITIVTTPHNAARFKTILDRAKESGLSIRLVELQFPCVESGLPEGCENFDMLPSLSLALNFLEAANKLQEPVQKLFEELRPRPSCIISDTLLHYTLDIASQFQIPRVVFYGVCCFCLLCIYNLHLSKILEHITTDSHYLAVPNMPDKVEFTKSQLPVILDNKYLKEFCEQAGETDLASYGVVINTFEELEPEYVRKYRKARGCKVWCIGPVSLCNKDRLDKAQRGNQASVDENQCQRWLDSQEPGSVIYACLGSLSNVIPSQSIELGLGLEASNRPFIWVMRGSDTSKEVEKWILEDGFEKRTKGRGLVIRGWAAQVVILSHRAIGGFLTHCGWNSTIEAIVAGVPLITWPLFGDQFCNEKLVVQILQIGVRIGVEEPLRWGDEAKVGVLVYKEDVKKAVEKLMEIGEEGEERRKRAKKLGEMANKALEVGGSSHLNITQFIQDIMQRTYGRKQPST from the coding sequence ATGGCTACTGAAGTCGAGCCGCTTCACTTTGTCTTGTTTCCTTTCATGGCTCAAGGCCATATGATACCCATGGTAGACACGGCTAGATTGTTGGCACAGCAAGGCATAATCATCACCATAGTTACAACTCCTCATAATGCAGCTCGGTTCAAGACAATTCTTGATCGGGCAAAAGAATCAGGGCTCTCTATCCGCTTGGTAGAACTTCAGTTTCCATGTGTAGAATCAGGATTACCAGAAGGATGTGAGAACTTTGACATGCTGCCCTCACTTAGCCTAGCCTTGAATTTTTTAGAAGCAGCCAACAAGCTACAAGAGCCAGTACAAAAATTGTTTGAGGAGCTGAGGCCAAGGCCAAGCTGTATCATCTCTGACACTTTGTTGCATTATACCCTCGACATTGCTAGCCAGTTTCAGATTCCAAGGGTTGTGTTCTATGGAGTTTGTTGTTTCTGTCTTCTTTGCATCTATAATTTACACCTCTCCAAGATTCTTGAGCACATAACCACGGACTCACATTACTTGGCTGTGCCTAACATGCCCGACAAAGTTGAATTTACTAAATCCCAACTTCCTGTAATTTTGGATAATAAATACTTGAAAGAATTTTGTGAGCAAGCGGGAGAGACTGATCTAGCATCTTATGGCGTGGTCATTAATACTTTTGAGGAGCTGGAGCCAGAATATGTCAGGAAATACAGGAAGGCAAGAGGATGCAAAGTGTGGTGCATTGGTCCAGTTTCTTTATGCAACAAGGATCGCTTGGATAAGGCTCAGAGAGGTAACCAGGCCTCAGTTGACGAAAACCAATGCCAGAGGTGGCTTGATTCTCAAGAACCTGGTTCTGTAATTTATGCCTGTCTGGGAAGCCTCTCTAATGTGATACCCTCACAATCCATAGAGCTTGGTTTAGGCTTAGAGGCATCGAATAGACCGTTTATTTGGGTTATGAGAGGAAGTGATACATCAAAAGAAGTAGAGAAGTGGATATTAGAGGatggttttgagaaaagaacaaaaggaagagGCCTTGTGATCCGTGGTTGGGCTGCCCAAGTAGTAATATTGTCACACCGTGCAATTGGAGGGTTCCTAACTCATTGTGGATGGAATTCAACAATAGAAGCCATTGTTGCCGGTGTGCCATTGATAACATGGCCATTATTTGGAGACCAGTTTTGCAATGAGAAATTGGTTGTACAAATACTTCAAATTGGAGTCAGGATTGGAGTGGAGGAGCCTCTGAGGTGGGGGGATGAAGCAAAAGTTGGGGTGTTGGTGTATAAGGAAGATGTTAAAAAGGCTGTAGAAAAGTTGATGGAAATAGGAGAGGAAGGcgaagagagaagaaaaagagccaaaaagcTTGGAGAAATGGCAAACAAGGCTCTTGAAGTTGGGGGATCTTCTCACCTCAacattacacaattcatccaAGATATCATGCAAAGGACTTATGGCAGGAAGCAACCTAGCACATGA
- the LOC108662272 gene encoding UDP-glycosyltransferase 73C6-like, which yields MATQVEQLHFVLFPLMAQGHMTPMIDIARLLAQQGVIVTIVTTPHNAARFKSTLDRAIESGLSIRLAEFRFPCAEAGLPEGCENFDMLPSFSLALNFFQAANMLEKPVQKLFEELMPRPSCIISDVVLSYTLDIANRFQIPRIVFNGGCCFLLLCLHNLLVSKIYERITSESEYFVVPNMPDRVEFTKAQIPEVMYGNLKDFSEQLKSTAQASYGVVINTFEEMEPEYVKEYRKARGNKVWCIGPVSLCNNDALDKAERGNKATVDEHKCLRWLDSQKPGSVIYACLGSQSNVIPSQSIELGLGLEASNRPFIWVIRGSDTSKEVEKWISEDGFEERTKGRGLVIRGWAPQVLILSHPAIGGFLTHCGWNSTIEGISAGVPLITWPLFADQFVNEKLAAQILKIGVKVGVEEPVRWAEEEKVGVLVKKNDVKKAIERLMDGGEEGEERRKRAKKLGEMAKKAVETGGSSHLNITQLIQDIMQRAYDRKQPST from the coding sequence ATGGCTACTCAAGTCGAGCAGCTTCACTTTGTCTTGTTTCCCTTGATGGCTCAAGGCCATATGACCCCCATGATAGACATTGCTAGGTTATTGGCACAGCAAGGCGTGATCGTAACCATAGTTACAACTCCTCATAATGCAGCCCGGTTCAAGTCAACCCTTGATCGTGCCATAGAATCAGGGCTCTCTATTCGTTTAGCTGAATTTCGGTTTCCATGTGCAGAAGCAGGATTGCCAGAAGGGTGTGAGAACTTCGATATGCTGCCTTCGTTTAGCTTAGCCTTGAATTTCTTCCAAGCAGCCAACATGCTAGAAAAGCCGGTACAAAAATTGTTTGAGGAGCTAATGCCACGGCCAAGTTGTATCATATCTGATGTCGTGTTGTCATATACACTCGATATTGCTAACCGGTTTCAGATTCCAAGGATTGTGTTCAATGGTGGTTgttgctttcttcttctttgccTCCATAATTTACTCGTCTCCAAGATCTATGAGCGCATAACCTCGGAGTCAGAGTACTTTGTTGTGCCTAACATGCCTGACAGAGTTGAATTTACTAAAGCCCAGATTCCGGAAGTTATGTATGGAAACCTGAAAGATTTTTCCGAGCAACTGAAGAGCACCGCGCAAGCATCCTATGGCGTAGTCATAAATACTTTTGAAGAGATGGAGCCAGAATATGTCAAAGAATACAGGAAGGCAAGAGGAAACAAAGTATGGTGCATTGGTCCAGTTTCCCTATGTAACAATGATGCCTTGGATAAGGCTGAGAGAGGTAACAAGGCCACGGTAGATGAACACAAATGCCTCAGATGGCTTGATTCTCAAAAGCCTGGCTCTGTAATCTATGCCTGTCTCGGAAGCCAATCTAATGTGATACCCTCACAATCAATAGAGCTCGGTTTAGGCTTAGAGGCATCGAATAGACCATTTATTTGGGTTATAAGAGGAAGTGATACATCAAAAGAAGTAGAGAAGTGGATTTCAGAGGATGGTTTTGAggaaagaacaaaaggaagagGCCTTGTGATCCGGGGTTGGGCTCCACAAGTACTAATATTGTCACATCCTGCAATTGGAGGGTTCCTAACTCATTGTGGCTGGAATTCCACAATTGAAGGCATCTCTGCTGGTGTGCCATTGATAACTTGGCCGCTATTTGCAGACCAGTTTGTCAATGAGAAATTGGCGGCACAAATACTTAAAATCGGAGTGAAGGTTGGGGTAGAGGAGCCTGTGAGGTGGGCGGAAGAAGAGAAGGTTGGAGTGTTGGTAAAGAAGAACGATGTTAAAAAGGCTATAGAGAGGTTGATGGATGGAGGAGAGGAAGgagaagagagaagaaagagagcCAAGAAACTTGGAGAAATGGCAAAGAAGGCTGTTGAAACAGGGGGATCTTCTCACCTCAACATTACACAGTTAATTCAGGATATCATGCAAAGAGCATATGATAGGAAGCAGCCTAGCACCTGA
- the LOC18599505 gene encoding putative receptor-like protein kinase At3g47110: protein MAFMEQYNIVLISAIVLVSPSVCEALNQDPYQLGSTVVVSGNELNDTDRQALLEFKAKIVGDELGILHSWNNSVHFCQWCGVKCGLGRQRLTKLDLRSLKLMGSSSPYIGSLSFLKVLNLRDNSFSQELPQEIGRLGRLRELELRGNFLGGEIPSNISGCSKLTRLLHGAQPASWRNTRSARPLVKLTEVIPESLGQLTNLTLFAAGVNGLSGIVPPSIFNLSMIKTLDISSNQFHGSLPSKLGITMPVPFPLVTGNLQKQQELDLGINSLSGVIPPSLGNLKMLNQLGLNHNNLHGTIPSSLGKCENLVALDLSDNNLSGNLKNLGQLSVSQNRLSGMVQTDGVFENASATWVQGNNKLCGGTPDFQLPSCEGSFGSVYKGVLEDNGTVIATKVLNLFSPGSSRRFMAECKALRNIRHRNLVKILTACSGFDYHGNDFKALVYEFMVNGSLEDWLHPSFDSNESEESVKKLNFYQRTNVAIDVACALGYLHHHCETSIVHCDLKPSNILLDDQFIGHVGDFGLAKFISANTQYYSTSQSCTFGLRGTIGYAPPEYGMGSEVSANGDVYSHSILSLEMFSGMRPTDEVFKEGLNLHNLVKAALRE, encoded by the exons ATGGCGTTCATGGAACAATATAATATAGTGCTCATTTCTGCCATTGTCCTGGTGTCACCTTCAGTCTGTGAAGCACTAAATCAG GATCCTTACCAGCTCGGTTCAACAGTTGTAGTTAGCGGAAATGAGTTAAATGATACCGATCGACAAGCATTGCTCGAGTTCAAGGCCAAGATAGTTGGTGATGAGCTCGGGATTCTGCATTCATGGAACAACAGTGTCCATTTCTGCCAGTGGTGTGGTGTTAAGTGTGGTCTTGGACGTCAAAGATTGACCAAGTTGGACTTGCGATCACTCAAACTCATGGGATCGAGTTCACCATATATTGGAAGTTTGAGCTTTCTAAAGGTGTTGAATCTTCGAGACAACAGCTTCAGTCAAGAACTGCCACAAGAAATTGGTCGTTTAGGAAGATTGCGAGAACTAGAACTACGTGGAAACTTCTTAGGAGGTGAAATTCCTTCCAATATATCTGGTTGTTCCAAACTCACACGACTTTTACATGGGGCACAACCAGCTAGTTGGAGAAATACCCGCAGCGCTAGGCCACTTGTCAA ATTGACAGAGGTAATCCCTGAATCTCTTGGGCAATTGACAAATCTTACCCTCTTTGCAGCAGGGGTGAATGGACTTTCTGGTATTGTTCCTCCCTCGATTTTCAATCTGTCCATGATCAAAACTCTTGATATCAGCTCAAACCAGTTTCATGGTAGCCTTCCTTCGAAATTGGGAATCACCATGCCA GTTCCATTCCCTCTGGTTACTGGAAACCTTCAGAAGCAACAAGAATTGGATCTAGGGATCAATTCTCTCTCTGGGGTTATTCCTCCTTCTCTTGGAAACTTAAAGATGTTGAACCAACTAGGCTTAAACCACAACAATCTCCATGGTACCATTCCTTCAAGTCTAGGCAAGTGTGAAAATTTGGTTGCATTGGATCTCTCAGACAATAACCTTAGTG GAAACTTGAAAAATCTAGGTCAATTATCTGTTTCTCAAAATAGACTGTCAG GCATGGTGCAGACAGATGGAGTGTTTGAGAATGCTAGCGCTACATGGGTCCAGGGAAACAATAAGCTTTGCGGAGGCACACCTGATTTCCAATTGCCAAGTT GTGAAGGTAGCTTTGGTTCTGTATATAAAGGAGTTTTAGAAGACAATGGAACTGTTATTGCCACCAAAGTGCTTAACCTTTTCAGTCCGGGATCTTCTAGGAGATTCATGGCTGAATGTAAGGCCTTGAGGAATATTAGACATCGAAATCTTGTCAAGATATTAACAGCTTGTTCAGGTTTTGATTACCATGGCAATGATTTCAAGGCTCTAGTTTATGAGTTCATGGTTAATGGGAGTCTAGAGGATTGGTTGCATCCCTCTTTTGATTCGAATGAGTCAGAGGAGTCAGTAAAGAAATTGAACTTTTATCAGAGAACGAATGTGGCTATTGATGTTGCTTGTGCATTAGGTTATCTCCACCATCATTGTGAAACATCAATTGTTCATTGTGATCTCAAACCAAGCAATATTCTACTTGATGATCAATTCATTGGCCATGTAGGTGACTTTGGATTGGCAAAATTCATTTCAGCAAATACACAATATTACTCTACAAGCCAGTCATGCACCTTTGGATTAAGAGGAACTATTGGTTATGCTCCACCTG AATACGGCATGGGAAGTGAAGTGTCAGCAAATGGTGATGTGTACAGCCACAGTATTCTTTCGTTGGAGATGTTTTCTGGAATGAGGCCCACTGATGAAGTGTTTAAAGAAGGTTTAAACCTTCACAACCTTGTCAAGGCAGCTTTGCGAGAATGA
- the LOC18599502 gene encoding D-xylose-proton symporter-like 2, with protein sequence MASDHEQPGLSSFGKVGKSSGEIGAEHEPLINGIHSSENYSASAAIFPFLFPALGGLLYGYDIGSTSCATISIESASLSGMSWYDLSSVEIGLITSGSLYGALIGSVLAFNIADFLGRRRELITAAIMYLVGALVTAFAPDLVVMVIGRLVYGIGIGLAMHAAPMYIAETAPSQIRGLLISLKEFFIVLGMVAGYGIGSLLVETVAGWRYMYGASTPLAVIMAIGMWWLPASPRWLLLCAIQGKGDMQELRETAICCLCRLRGQSIGDSASEQVDEILTELSYVGEEKEATLGEVFHGKCLKALIIGAGLVLFQQITGQPSVLYYAASIFQSAGFSAASDATRVSILLGLLKLIMTGAAVVVVDRLGRRPLLLGGVSGMVVSLFLLGSYYLFLDDVPAIAVAALLLYVGCYQLSFGPIGWLMISEVFPLRHRGRGLSIAVLVNFGANALVTFAFSPLEAWLGAGIVFYVFGVIAMLSLLFIFFIVPETKGLTLEEIEAKCL encoded by the exons ATGGCATCAGATCATGAGCAACCCGGGCTTTCCTCTTTTGGGAAG GTGGGAAAGTCTTCTGGTGAGATTGGTGCAGAACATGAACCTCTTATTAATGGGATTCACAGTTCTGAAAACTATTCTGCTTCTGCTGCGATCTTTCC GTTTCTGTTCCCAGCTCTTGGAGGACTCCTATATGGTTATGATATTGGTTCTACATCCTGCGCCACAATTTCTATTGAG TCAGCAAGCCTAAGTGGAATGTCATGGTATGACCTGTCTTCTGTCGAAATTGGTCTCATT ACTAGTGGCTCATTATATGGGGCCTTGATTGGCTCAGTCTTGGCCTTCAATATTGCTGACTTTCTAG GACGACGAAGAGAGTTAATTACAGCTGCCATCATGTACCTTGTTGGAGCACTTGTTACAGCATTTGCACCTGACTTAGTAGTTATGGTGATTGGGCGTTTGGTGTATGGCATAGGGATTGGGCTG GCAATGCATGCTGCTCCAATGTACATTGCTGAGACAGCTCCAAGTCAGATTCGCGGTCTGCTAATTTCTCTCAAGGAGTTCTTTATAGTTCTTGGGATGGTT GCTGGTTATGGAATTGGCAGCCTCTTAGTTGAAACTGTTGCTGGCTGGCGCTATATGTATGGAGCTAGTACCCCTTTGGCAGTGATCATGGCAATTGGAATGTGGTGGCTTCCAGCATCACCCAGATGGCTGCTATTGTGTGCCATACAGGGAAAAGGCGATATGCAGGAGTTAAGAGAAACTGCAATATGTTGTTTATGCCGGCTCAGGGGTCAATCTATTGGTGACTCAGCTTCTGAGCAGGTAGATGAGATTTTGACTGAGCTTTCTTATGTtggtgaagaaaaagaagctacACTAGGGGAAGTGTTCCATGGAAAATGCTTGAAAGCCCTCATTATTGGTGCAGGTTTAGTTTTGTTTCAACAG ATCACTGGTCAACCAAGTGTGCTATATTATGCTGCATCAATCTTTCAG AGTGCAGGATTTTCTGCAGCATCTGATGCTACCCGAGTCTCTATTCTACTTGGTTTACTGAAg TTGATCATGACAGGAGCAGCTGTTGTAGTTGTTGATAGGCTTGGGAGGAGACCTTTACTATTGGGTGGTGTTTCTGGCATG GTTGTTTCTTTGTTCCTTCTTGGATCATATTACCTTTTCCTGGATGATGTGCCAGCTATTGCTGTTGCTGCACTGCTGTTGTATGTTGGCTGTTATCAG TTATCCTTTGGTCCTATTGGTTGGCTGATGATTTCGGAGGTTTTTCCGCTACGCCACAGAGGGCGAGGACTTAGTATTGCTGTGCTTGTGAATTTTGGAGCAAATGCACTTGTAACGTTTGCATTCTCTCCTTTGGAG GCATGGCTGGGAGCTGGAATTGTATTTTATGTGTTTGGAGTGATAGCTATGTTGTCTCTGCTCTTCATATTCTTCATCGTACCGGAGACAAAGGGGCTAACTCTCGAAGAAATTGAGGCTAAATGCCTATAG